From one Geoalkalibacter halelectricus genomic stretch:
- the miaB gene encoding tRNA (N6-isopentenyl adenosine(37)-C2)-methylthiotransferase MiaB, with the protein MTKFFYLETFGCQMNVVDSEQIVDLLGRVGYAQVETPEQADLILLNTCSVRDKAERKVYGHLGRFKPLKQQRPELIIGVGGCVAQQEGERLLDKLRFVDLVFGTHNIHRLPEMLAAVEGRRQRRLETDFLDAETRRQLFPERKADDAVTRFVTVMQGCDNFCSYCIVPHVRGREISRPSGDILAEIRALAAGGVREITLLGQNVNSYGLREEDEISFAQLLRRVHEIEGIERIRFTTSHPKDLSDELIACFGELPKLAKHLHLPVQCGSDRILTAMNRGYTRAQYLDKVARLKQVCPDIRLTSDIIVGFPGETEEDFGETLALVAEVEYADIYSFLYSPRRGTAAAELEETLDPKEKQARFDRLIALQQEIGARIWQSDVGRVLPVLVEGVSRQGGGQLFGRTVWNRIVNFSGSPDLVGRIVPVRVTTSFKNSQAGELDADEVRAAS; encoded by the coding sequence ATGACGAAGTTTTTTTATCTTGAGACGTTCGGCTGCCAGATGAACGTGGTTGATTCGGAGCAGATCGTCGACTTGCTCGGCCGTGTCGGTTATGCCCAGGTGGAAACTCCCGAGCAGGCCGATCTGATCCTGCTCAATACTTGCTCGGTGCGCGATAAGGCCGAGCGCAAGGTCTACGGCCACCTCGGCCGCTTCAAGCCCCTCAAGCAGCAGCGCCCCGAGTTGATCATCGGCGTCGGCGGCTGCGTGGCCCAACAGGAAGGCGAGCGGCTGCTCGACAAGCTGCGTTTTGTCGACCTGGTGTTCGGCACGCACAATATCCACCGCCTGCCGGAAATGCTCGCCGCGGTCGAGGGACGCCGGCAGCGGCGCCTGGAAACCGATTTCCTCGATGCTGAAACGCGTCGCCAGCTTTTCCCCGAGCGCAAGGCCGATGATGCCGTGACGCGCTTCGTCACCGTGATGCAGGGCTGCGACAATTTCTGTTCTTATTGCATCGTGCCCCATGTGCGCGGCCGCGAAATCAGCCGCCCGAGCGGCGATATCCTTGCCGAGATCCGCGCTTTGGCGGCCGGTGGGGTCAGGGAAATCACCCTGCTGGGGCAAAACGTCAATTCCTACGGACTGCGCGAGGAGGATGAAATCAGCTTCGCGCAACTTCTGCGCCGGGTTCATGAGATCGAGGGCATCGAGCGCATTCGCTTCACCACCTCGCACCCCAAGGACCTCTCCGACGAGCTGATCGCCTGCTTCGGTGAGTTGCCCAAGCTCGCCAAGCATCTGCATCTGCCCGTGCAGTGCGGTTCCGACAGGATTCTGACGGCCATGAATCGCGGCTATACGCGCGCGCAATATTTGGACAAGGTGGCGCGGCTCAAGCAGGTGTGCCCGGACATCCGGCTGACCTCGGACATCATCGTCGGCTTTCCCGGCGAGACGGAAGAGGATTTCGGCGAGACTCTTGCATTGGTTGCCGAGGTGGAGTACGCCGACATCTACAGCTTTCTCTATTCACCCCGGCGCGGCACCGCGGCGGCGGAGCTGGAAGAAACCCTCGATCCCAAGGAAAAGCAGGCGCGCTTCGATCGGCTGATTGCGCTGCAACAGGAGATCGGCGCCAGGATCTGGCAAAGCGATGTCGGCCGGGTGCTGCCGGTGCTGGTCGAGGGCGTCAGCCGTCAGGGCGGCGGACAGCTGTTCGGCCGCACGGTTTGGAATCGCATCGTCAACTTCAGCGGTTCGCCTGATCTGGTCGGGCGCATCGTGCCGGTGCGCGTCACCACCTCGTTCAAAAACAGCCAGGCCGGAGAGCTGGACGCCGATGAGGTGCGCGCGGCCAGCTGA
- a CDS encoding response regulator gives MAKGRILAIDDEKFFRELYRDILAREGYVVRTAGSGEEALDILRREDFDLVISDLGLTGMDGVETSRAIKRFNPEQEIIVVSALADVPTAVAAMKAGVTDYVCKPINPDEFLLLVNKTLFRRAQHLEHRKLLSENLEYVSIVATYQKCRAFLHVHDLDRLGDLILDTLMELLRAEGGALWLAGFDGSYFRRRCRRGLARVLPEEETLHLGDDQHPLPEGDEPVLLKGDDRLWVPLRHERETLALMRIEAPVGRAVFNRGDLKIAAAAAEFAASALHNVLRQRVLEQASLRMPRAEAYTMAFFRDHMDKELSKARRYGRNLALIRLRVENYTELHHHFRSRELDAAMSAVIEAINSILRDADIMAMAAADDFYILLPETDYWGSLITQKRIRKALRGKLMLSDLKKTFPIRAHMRSAAFPLDGTSFEQLNGHAEDRLTRLQSSLYLKESWDNTSFWGVVGKILGKTEDYHFSRDGLEVAPGLHAFGEPLKSCYVRMPEDNIDLIHRAFLREVVESIRVRGVIFRGCADFDQVHAALPNLDQVEKSATSLFLLGGGGRVHWDYQRTVPIFIAEEPFGKVPFLLYLNEDSAYALFVRRRGRELVGFHTCDFYFVENMIAKLQEQYQLQVQI, from the coding sequence ATGGCCAAAGGGCGCATTCTCGCCATAGACGACGAAAAGTTCTTCCGCGAACTCTACCGCGACATTCTGGCCCGCGAGGGCTATGTGGTGCGCACCGCGGGGAGCGGCGAGGAGGCCCTGGACATCCTGCGCCGCGAAGACTTCGATCTGGTCATCTCCGATCTCGGCCTCACGGGCATGGACGGCGTCGAAACCAGCCGCGCCATCAAGCGTTTCAACCCCGAGCAGGAAATCATCGTGGTCAGTGCCCTGGCCGATGTGCCCACGGCGGTAGCGGCCATGAAGGCGGGCGTGACCGATTACGTCTGCAAGCCCATCAATCCGGACGAATTTCTGCTGCTGGTCAACAAAACCCTCTTCCGGCGCGCCCAGCATCTCGAACACCGCAAACTCCTCAGCGAAAACCTCGAATACGTCTCCATTGTCGCCACCTATCAGAAATGCCGCGCCTTTCTCCATGTCCATGACCTCGACCGCCTGGGGGATCTGATTTTGGACACCCTGATGGAGCTGCTGCGCGCCGAGGGTGGGGCGCTGTGGCTTGCCGGGTTCGACGGCAGCTATTTCCGGCGGCGGTGTCGTCGCGGTCTGGCGCGAGTTCTTCCGGAGGAAGAAACCCTTCACCTGGGCGATGATCAGCACCCCTTGCCGGAGGGCGATGAGCCGGTGCTGCTCAAGGGCGATGACCGCCTGTGGGTGCCCTTGCGTCACGAGCGCGAAACCCTGGCCCTGATGCGCATCGAAGCGCCGGTGGGGCGCGCGGTGTTCAACCGCGGCGATCTCAAGATCGCGGCCGCGGCCGCCGAGTTTGCCGCCAGCGCCCTGCACAACGTGCTGCGGCAACGCGTTTTGGAGCAGGCCAGCCTGCGCATGCCGCGCGCCGAAGCCTACACCATGGCTTTTTTCCGCGACCACATGGATAAAGAGCTGAGCAAGGCGCGACGCTATGGGCGTAATCTGGCGCTGATTCGCCTCAGAGTGGAAAATTACACCGAGTTGCATCACCATTTTCGCAGCCGCGAACTCGACGCCGCCATGAGCGCGGTCATCGAGGCGATCAATTCGATTCTGCGCGATGCCGACATCATGGCCATGGCGGCGGCGGACGATTTCTACATCCTTTTGCCGGAAACCGATTACTGGGGCTCGCTCATCACGCAGAAGCGCATTCGCAAGGCCCTGCGCGGCAAGTTGATGCTGAGCGACCTGAAAAAGACCTTTCCCATCAGGGCACACATGCGCTCGGCGGCTTTTCCCCTGGACGGCACCAGTTTTGAACAGCTCAACGGCCACGCCGAAGACCGCCTGACCCGGCTGCAGTCAAGTCTTTATCTCAAAGAGAGTTGGGATAACACCTCCTTTTGGGGGGTGGTCGGAAAAATTCTCGGCAAGACCGAGGATTACCATTTCAGTCGCGACGGCCTCGAGGTTGCGCCGGGGTTGCACGCCTTTGGGGAGCCCCTGAAAAGCTGTTATGTGCGAATGCCCGAAGACAATATCGATTTAATTCACCGCGCCTTTTTGCGCGAGGTGGTCGAGTCGATTCGGGTGCGCGGCGTCATTTTCCGCGGTTGCGCGGATTTCGACCAGGTGCATGCGGCGCTGCCCAATCTGGATCAGGTGGAAAAGTCGGCGACGTCGCTGTTTCTGTTGGGCGGCGGGGGGCGGGTGCATTGGGATTATCAGCGCACGGTGCCCATCTTCATCGCCGAGGAGCCCTTCGGCAAGGTACCTTTTTTGTTGTATCTGAATGAGGATTCGGCCTATGCGCTGTTCGTCCGGCGCCGGGGCAGGGAATTGGTGGGCTTTCATACCTGCGATTTTTACTTTGTGGAGAATATGATCGCCAAGCTTCAAGAGCAATATCAGCTTCAGGTGCAGATCTAG
- a CDS encoding DUF4388 domain-containing protein yields the protein MSQTISRKILFAGARGDFSAVAESLLRRGYEVQSCAEGSQALEKALALMPDLVVVDVDLPLIEGARLAQILRANPRTAKLAFIFVGPEGGEVEGFRRHRDHYLVRPFNTEQVLSVTLGHLLRQERTEQVTRQGKQVEGSLEQVSLTDMLQIFGHNRKDGLLTLERGEQRGTIALLEGSVINARVGQVEGEKAFFRLLAWEQGRFSFAPGIPADEVRITRPLEHLIMEGLRQVDELNAYAADLPRAESLLFLKVPLERMPRGLRPTTQEILVLLEYYQRVDEILDHCPRSDYDILQILRILLEKGLIEERREESGADEEHAPLLHSDEVIRIKDRFGERDTLLEGSTVKLVLFVADSDDIHHFVNYLQSLPDFEPDPRFVNGSASAGVHDLGLLRMGDTFALRLITLPAAAAAAPLWSPFCRRLFGALSPVGGAGLEVAESFFAHRADVPLARVAFSPGTADAFFLERGNREGLRRLLVFLLTQLTQKDLP from the coding sequence ATGAGCCAGACGATTTCTCGCAAAATTCTGTTCGCCGGCGCCCGTGGAGATTTTTCCGCGGTGGCTGAATCGTTGCTGCGTCGCGGCTACGAGGTGCAGTCCTGCGCGGAGGGCAGCCAGGCGCTGGAAAAAGCCCTGGCGCTCATGCCGGATCTGGTCGTGGTCGATGTGGATCTGCCGCTCATCGAGGGAGCGCGCCTGGCGCAGATTCTGCGCGCCAACCCGCGCACCGCCAAGCTGGCGTTTATTTTCGTCGGCCCCGAGGGGGGCGAGGTGGAGGGGTTTCGCCGTCACCGCGACCATTACCTGGTGCGCCCTTTCAATACCGAGCAGGTGCTCTCGGTGACCTTGGGGCATCTGCTGCGCCAGGAACGCACCGAGCAGGTGACGCGCCAGGGCAAGCAGGTCGAGGGCAGCCTGGAGCAGGTTTCCCTCACGGACATGCTGCAGATCTTCGGGCATAACCGCAAGGACGGATTGCTGACCCTGGAGCGCGGCGAGCAGCGCGGCACCATTGCGCTGCTCGAAGGCAGCGTCATCAACGCCCGGGTCGGTCAGGTCGAGGGTGAAAAGGCATTTTTCCGCCTGCTTGCCTGGGAGCAAGGCCGCTTCTCCTTCGCGCCGGGAATTCCCGCGGATGAGGTGCGCATCACCCGGCCCCTGGAGCATCTCATCATGGAGGGGCTGCGCCAGGTCGACGAACTCAACGCCTATGCCGCCGATCTGCCGCGGGCCGAGTCCCTGTTGTTCCTCAAGGTTCCCCTGGAGCGTATGCCGCGCGGCCTGCGGCCGACCACCCAAGAGATCCTGGTGTTGCTCGAATACTACCAGCGCGTCGACGAAATTCTCGATCATTGCCCGCGCAGCGACTACGACATCCTGCAGATTCTGCGCATCCTCCTGGAAAAGGGTCTGATCGAGGAGCGCCGTGAGGAGTCCGGCGCCGACGAGGAGCATGCGCCGCTGCTGCATTCGGACGAGGTTATCCGCATCAAGGATCGCTTCGGCGAGCGCGACACCCTTCTGGAAGGTTCCACGGTCAAATTGGTTCTCTTCGTCGCCGACAGCGACGACATTCATCATTTCGTGAACTACCTTCAGAGTCTGCCGGATTTCGAACCCGACCCGCGATTTGTCAACGGTTCCGCCTCCGCGGGGGTACATGATCTGGGCCTGCTGCGCATGGGCGACACCTTTGCCTTGCGCCTCATCACCTTGCCGGCCGCCGCCGCCGCGGCGCCGCTGTGGTCGCCGTTCTGCCGGCGTCTTTTCGGGGCACTGTCTCCGGTAGGCGGCGCCGGGCTCGAGGTTGCCGAGTCGTTTTTCGCTCACCGCGCCGATGTGCCCCTGGCGCGTGTCGCCTTTAGCCCGGGAACCGCCGACGCCTTTTTCCTCGAGCGCGGCAATCGTGAGGGGCTGCGCCGTTTGCTGGTTTTTCTGTTGACGCAATTGACCCAAAAGGACCTGCCATGA
- a CDS encoding histidinol phosphate phosphatase domain-containing protein: protein MIDLHTHTLFSDGELIPAELIRRAAVAGYTALAITDHVDLSNLDFILPRIIESAAIYGPAWGLQVIPGVELTHIPPAQIAAAARQARSLGARIIVCHGETLVEPVAPGTNAAALAADIDILSHPGLIGEDEVRLAAQRGICLEITTRKGHSLANGHVAQLARKHGAKLVVNNDAHAPGDLVSPDLARKVARGAGLSEEEYEQCRKNSAALVERAMR, encoded by the coding sequence ATGATCGACCTGCATACCCACACCCTGTTCAGCGACGGCGAGCTGATTCCCGCCGAACTCATTCGCCGCGCCGCGGTTGCCGGTTACACGGCCCTGGCCATCACCGATCACGTGGATCTGTCCAATCTAGATTTCATTTTGCCGCGTATCATCGAGAGCGCGGCCATCTACGGACCCGCCTGGGGGCTGCAAGTCATTCCGGGCGTGGAACTCACCCACATCCCTCCGGCCCAGATCGCCGCCGCCGCGCGGCAGGCACGTTCCCTGGGAGCGCGCATCATCGTCTGCCATGGGGAAACCCTGGTTGAGCCCGTCGCCCCGGGCACCAACGCCGCCGCCCTCGCCGCCGACATCGACATCCTGAGCCATCCGGGCCTGATCGGTGAAGACGAAGTTCGGCTGGCCGCGCAGCGCGGCATTTGCCTGGAGATTACCACCCGCAAGGGACACAGCCTGGCCAACGGCCATGTCGCGCAGTTGGCCAGAAAGCACGGCGCCAAACTGGTGGTCAACAACGACGCCCACGCCCCCGGCGACCTGGTCTCCCCCGACCTGGCTCGCAAAGTGGCCCGAGGCGCGGGTTTGAGCGAGGAAGAATACGAGCAGTGCCGAAAGAACAGCGCGGCACTGGTTGAGAGGGCAATGAGGTAA
- a CDS encoding M42 family metallopeptidase yields MTDSHFSFLKELVEAPSPSGFEQPAQRVIRRHLDGLVDELTTDVMGNVIGLVKGQGDNLPRVMLAGHCDEIGLMIKYIDDQGFLYFAAIGGVDAHLVPGQRVYVHGSRRAVLGVVGKKPIHLMDQKDRETVVKLKSQYIDIGCRSREEAQALVAVGDPVTFAVGLERLENDRVISRAFDDKMGAFIVARVLQEVRARGAAAVDLYGVSTVQEEIGLRGGATSVYGINPDVGIAVEVGFATDVPEVDKKENGETKVGGGPIIARGPNINPALFELLTATAIAENIPYQVVGHPRATGTDANVMQLSRGGVATALVSVPLRYMHTPVELLSLEDLENTVRLLSGLIYRIESRAMFIPN; encoded by the coding sequence ATGACCGACTCCCATTTTTCCTTTCTGAAAGAACTTGTCGAAGCTCCCAGTCCTTCGGGGTTTGAACAGCCTGCGCAGCGGGTGATCCGGCGCCATTTGGACGGGCTGGTGGATGAACTCACGACCGATGTCATGGGCAATGTCATCGGTTTGGTCAAAGGGCAGGGGGACAACCTGCCGCGGGTCATGCTGGCCGGCCACTGTGACGAAATCGGCCTGATGATCAAGTACATCGACGATCAGGGGTTTCTCTATTTCGCCGCCATCGGCGGGGTCGATGCCCATCTGGTGCCCGGGCAGAGGGTCTACGTGCATGGATCCCGGCGAGCGGTGCTCGGCGTGGTGGGGAAAAAGCCCATCCACCTCATGGACCAGAAGGATCGTGAAACGGTGGTCAAGCTCAAGAGCCAATACATCGACATCGGCTGCCGCTCGCGCGAGGAGGCCCAGGCCCTTGTGGCGGTGGGTGATCCGGTGACCTTTGCCGTGGGCTTGGAGCGGCTGGAAAACGACCGGGTGATCTCACGTGCTTTCGACGACAAGATGGGCGCGTTCATCGTTGCGCGGGTTTTGCAGGAGGTGCGGGCGCGCGGTGCGGCCGCGGTCGATCTGTACGGGGTCTCCACGGTGCAGGAGGAAATCGGTCTGCGCGGCGGCGCGACCAGCGTGTACGGGATCAATCCGGATGTCGGTATCGCCGTCGAGGTGGGCTTCGCCACCGATGTTCCCGAGGTCGACAAGAAGGAAAACGGGGAAACCAAGGTCGGCGGCGGACCGATCATCGCCCGCGGCCCCAACATCAATCCGGCCTTGTTCGAGCTGTTGACGGCGACGGCCATCGCGGAAAACATCCCCTACCAGGTAGTCGGCCACCCCCGCGCCACCGGCACCGACGCCAACGTCATGCAACTCTCGCGCGGCGGCGTCGCCACCGCTTTGGTCAGTGTGCCCCTGCGCTACATGCACACCCCGGTGGAACTGCTGTCCCTCGAGGATCTGGAGAACACCGTGCGGCTGCTTTCCGGGCTGATCTACCGCATTGAAAGCCGCGCGATGTTCATCCCGAACTGA